Part of the Candidatus Methanogranum gryphiswaldense genome, AGAAGTCTAACTTTGACAGTTTGCGCTAATTCTAATGCTTTGTCTACCAATAGTATTTGGTGTTGGGAATTGTAGGCCCTTGCCACATGTATTCTTTTTAATGTTGCATCAGGGTCCACGCCCAGATAGGTAGACATCTGGATTATCCTTTCAGGTCTGAAGGTGTTCTCGGTGTCGATTATTATGACGTCGGAATCCAAGCCTCCTTTTTCTTCAGGTAATGTGGCATTGACGGCCAGTTGAAAACATACTTGAGTTTTGCAACTTCCGAATTCTCCAAAGAATTCAACTATGGATTGACTTTCTAACCCACCATTCATCAATTCATTGAATGCTTTGGATCCGGTTGTTAGTTTTGTAACAGCTCTGCGACGTTCGAGGATGTTGTCTCCAGTTTCGAATCCGCCTATATCCGCACAAAGCTTAGCACCTTCTATGATGTCCATCGCTTTCTTTTCTCCGATCTCGCATGTTTCTGCGAGATCTTTGGGAGCTGCCACTGCGATGGCCATAAGATCAGTATAACCTGCCTCACGGAGTTTTTCTGATATTGCGGGGCCCACTCCCGGTATGTCTTCTAGGGTTTTTTTGGCCATTGATAATCACTGTGTTTCAATAGTCGGATTCTATATTTAAGTCGAACAGGGAGGGGTCACCGAATAATCCGAAACTACTGAAAGTGTGCATTAATTAATTGAGAACAAAGTTTTGTTAAGTAAATGTTTATATGTGAGATTTAGAATCAGACTAACCGATGGCGAAGAAGAAGAGACGTATCACCGAAGAGCCCATAGAGGACTATGAATTCAAGCCAAAGGAGTTTGACGAGCGTGAATTCATCTACAAGGATATCCACGGAACAAAGATTCTGATGGTAATTACTATCCTAGCGATAGTATTCGGTATTGTGGCCGCGGTGCTCTGTCATTATGGGCCTGATTGGATGTGGTATCTGGTTACGATATTGTCTCTTTCTATCGCGGTCGGACTTAAGAAGATACTTATAATGATGAAATTCAGGCCAGATCTTCTTGA contains:
- the radA gene encoding DNA repair and recombination protein RadA, producing MAKKTLEDIPGVGPAISEKLREAGYTDLMAIAVAAPKDLAETCEIGEKKAMDIIEGAKLCADIGGFETGDNILERRRAVTKLTTGSKAFNELMNGGLESQSIVEFFGEFGSCKTQVCFQLAVNATLPEEKGGLDSDVIIIDTENTFRPERIIQMSTYLGVDPDATLKRIHVARAYNSQHQILLVDKALELAQTVKVRLLIVDSLTSHFRAEYLGRGALAERQQILNKHMHDLLNFATLNNSVIAVTNQVASKPDAFFGDPTRPIGGHVVGHTATFRIYLRKGKAGKRIARLIDSPNLPEGEAVFSVTEDGIKD